From the genome of Ralstonia pickettii, one region includes:
- a CDS encoding nicotinate-nucleotide adenylyltransferase, which translates to MTLPTFARPDLDRPYRLGLLGGTFDPPHIGHVALAELCIARLDLDELLWIPTGVSWQKAADITPAPLRFAMTELAARSVRAGHARVHVSSMEVDRHGPSYTIDTVRELRGVYGPDTSMAWLMGADQLVGLDTWHGWQDLFEYVHLCVATRPGFDLQALHVPVQRELDVRRGDTALIQCAPAGHMWIDQTLAVDLSSTRLRQQLATGARCDADLPAGVADLIQSHSLYRRANGTVSA; encoded by the coding sequence ATGACGCTTCCCACGTTCGCGCGCCCCGATCTCGATCGCCCCTACCGGCTTGGCTTGCTGGGCGGCACGTTCGATCCGCCGCATATCGGCCACGTTGCGCTGGCCGAACTGTGCATTGCCCGCCTCGACCTCGATGAACTGCTGTGGATTCCGACCGGCGTGTCCTGGCAGAAAGCGGCTGACATCACACCGGCACCGCTACGCTTCGCGATGACCGAGCTGGCCGCCCGTTCGGTACGCGCAGGCCACGCCCGTGTCCATGTCAGCAGCATGGAAGTCGACCGCCACGGCCCGAGCTACACCATCGACACCGTGCGCGAATTGCGCGGCGTCTACGGCCCGGATACCTCCATGGCATGGCTGATGGGCGCCGACCAGCTCGTCGGCCTGGACACCTGGCACGGCTGGCAGGACCTGTTCGAATACGTCCACCTGTGCGTCGCCACACGCCCGGGTTTCGACCTTCAGGCATTGCATGTGCCGGTACAGCGCGAGCTCGATGTGCGCCGCGGCGACACGGCATTGATACAATGCGCACCCGCCGGCCATATGTGGATCGACCAGACCCTGGCCGTCGACCTGTCATCCACCCGCCTGCGCCAGCAGCTGGCCACCGGCGCGCGCTGCGACGCCGACCTGCCCGCCGGCGTGGCCGACCTGATCCAATCGCATTCGCTGTACCGCCGCGCCAACGGCACGGTCAGTGCTTGA
- the rlmH gene encoding 23S rRNA (pseudouridine(1915)-N(3))-methyltransferase RlmH: MQLLIVAVGHKMPSWIEDGFAEYAKRMPPELRIELREIKPEQRSGSRTAATVMQLEAARIEAALPKGCRMIALDERGKDLTTVALAESLTGWQQEGGDIAFVIGGADGLDPALKAKARTLIRLSSLTLPHGMVRVLLAEQLYRAWSITQNHPYHRV, translated from the coding sequence ATGCAGCTGCTGATCGTTGCCGTCGGGCACAAGATGCCGTCCTGGATCGAGGACGGTTTCGCTGAATATGCCAAGCGCATGCCGCCCGAGCTGCGCATCGAACTGCGCGAGATCAAGCCCGAGCAGCGCTCGGGCAGCCGCACCGCCGCCACCGTCATGCAGCTCGAAGCCGCGCGCATTGAAGCCGCGCTGCCCAAGGGCTGCCGCATGATCGCGCTGGACGAGCGAGGCAAGGACCTCACCACCGTCGCGCTGGCTGAATCGCTCACCGGATGGCAACAGGAAGGCGGCGACATCGCCTTCGTGATCGGCGGCGCGGACGGGCTGGACCCGGCACTCAAGGCCAAGGCTCGAACGCTGATCCGCCTATCGAGCCTGACACTGCCGCACGGCATGGTGCGTGTGCTGCTGGCAGAACAGCTCTATCGCGCCTGGAGCATCACGCAAAACCACCCGTACCACCGCGTATGA
- a CDS encoding MFS transporter, with protein MCAVPAEARMNQNHTTVDIGTVLDDGPFSLAQKMAVLLAAFAIVMDGFDGQLIGFAIPVLIKEWGITRNAFAPAVAAGLIGMGLGSALAGLFADRFGRRLALIGSVFLFGVATCSIGFAPNVATIAALRFIAGLGIGGALPSSTTMTAEFTPARRRTLAVTATIVCVPLGGMLAGLFAGPVLPLYGWRGLFWIGGALPLVLGFVLVAALPESPRFLARRQSDWPRLAQLLTKMERDVPANAVFADVAGQKVIQHASFRSLFAPGQARDTIALWAAFFMCLLAVYAAFSWLPTMLASEGLSVSVAGSGLTAYNLGGVIGALACAVTIARWGSRWPMALCCVGAAASAFALQGVDAKLNTNLLIVGLGLHGLFVNAVQSTMYALCAYVYPTAVRATGTASAVAFGRVGAILSAFAGAIVITAGGSVAYLAMLGIVMLVVLAALLAMREQIPRLTEREQAPLAATSVSHGSPVKP; from the coding sequence ATGTGCGCCGTCCCAGCGGAGGCCCGCATGAATCAGAACCACACCACGGTCGATATCGGTACGGTCCTCGATGACGGGCCGTTTTCCCTTGCACAGAAGATGGCGGTGCTGCTTGCGGCCTTCGCCATCGTCATGGACGGCTTTGACGGCCAGTTGATTGGTTTTGCCATCCCCGTGCTGATCAAGGAATGGGGCATCACGCGCAACGCGTTTGCCCCGGCGGTGGCAGCGGGCCTCATCGGCATGGGGCTGGGCAGCGCCTTGGCGGGCTTGTTTGCCGACCGCTTCGGAAGACGCCTGGCGCTGATCGGCAGCGTGTTTCTGTTTGGCGTAGCGACGTGCTCGATCGGGTTTGCGCCCAACGTGGCCACGATTGCCGCGCTGCGATTCATCGCGGGCCTGGGCATTGGCGGCGCGCTGCCAAGCTCCACGACGATGACGGCGGAGTTCACGCCTGCGCGTCGCCGCACGCTGGCGGTGACGGCCACGATCGTCTGCGTGCCGTTGGGCGGGATGCTGGCGGGCCTGTTTGCCGGCCCTGTGCTGCCGCTCTATGGCTGGCGCGGGCTGTTCTGGATTGGCGGTGCGCTACCGCTCGTGCTTGGATTTGTGTTGGTGGCCGCGCTGCCCGAGTCACCGCGCTTCCTGGCGCGCCGCCAGTCGGATTGGCCGCGACTGGCGCAGCTGCTGACCAAGATGGAGCGCGATGTGCCCGCCAACGCGGTGTTTGCCGACGTGGCTGGCCAGAAGGTCATTCAACACGCAAGTTTCCGCTCCCTCTTCGCGCCGGGCCAAGCGCGTGACACGATCGCGCTCTGGGCAGCGTTCTTCATGTGCCTGCTCGCTGTGTACGCAGCGTTCAGTTGGCTGCCGACGATGCTTGCTTCAGAAGGTTTGAGCGTAAGCGTGGCGGGCTCGGGGCTGACCGCGTACAACCTTGGCGGCGTGATCGGCGCTTTGGCTTGCGCGGTGACGATCGCCCGATGGGGGTCGCGCTGGCCAATGGCACTGTGTTGCGTGGGCGCGGCCGCGAGCGCCTTTGCGTTGCAGGGCGTCGACGCCAAGCTGAACACGAATCTGCTGATCGTCGGCCTTGGGCTGCACGGCCTGTTTGTCAACGCGGTGCAATCGACGATGTATGCACTGTGTGCCTACGTTTATCCAACGGCGGTGCGCGCGACGGGCACGGCATCCGCGGTGGCATTTGGGCGCGTGGGCGCCATCCTCAGCGCGTTTGCCGGCGCGATCGTCATCACAGCTGGCGGTTCGGTGGCTTATCTAGCCATGCTCGGGATCGTGATGTTGGTCGTGCTCGCCGCACTGCTCGCCATGCGCGAGCAGATTCCGCGTCTGACGGAGCGGGAGCAAGCACCCCTGGCCGCCACATCGGTTTCGCACGGCAGCCCGGTAAAGCCGTAG
- a CDS encoding Maf family protein — translation MTMDAHGAPHLYLASQSPRRQELLRQIGARFELLLASDDEDAEALEAELSGETPDDYVQRVCALKAQAAVRRRTARNLPALPILTSDTTVCLGGEILGKPADAADAHRMLRGMSGREHRVLTAVTVVKADGTPMHALSVSDVRFAVLTDNDIARYIASGEPFGKAGAYGIQGRAAAFVAHISGSYSGIMGLPLFETAALLAQAGITL, via the coding sequence ATGACCATGGATGCACACGGCGCGCCGCACCTCTATCTCGCCTCGCAAAGCCCGCGCCGGCAGGAACTGCTGCGTCAGATCGGCGCGCGCTTCGAGCTGCTGCTCGCCAGCGACGATGAAGATGCGGAAGCGCTGGAAGCCGAGCTTTCCGGCGAGACGCCCGACGACTACGTTCAACGGGTCTGCGCATTGAAGGCACAGGCGGCTGTGCGTCGCCGCACTGCACGCAACCTCCCCGCATTGCCGATCCTCACGTCTGACACGACGGTGTGCCTGGGCGGCGAGATCCTCGGCAAACCCGCTGACGCAGCAGACGCCCACCGCATGCTGCGCGGCATGTCAGGCCGCGAACACCGGGTGCTGACCGCCGTGACCGTCGTCAAGGCCGACGGCACGCCGATGCACGCGCTGTCCGTTTCGGACGTGCGCTTTGCCGTGCTGACAGACAACGACATCGCCCGCTACATCGCCAGCGGGGAGCCCTTTGGCAAGGCGGGCGCGTACGGCATCCAGGGGCGCGCAGCCGCCTTCGTGGCCCATATTTCGGGAAGCTATTCGGGTATCATGGGTCTACCCCTGTTCGAGACCGCCGCACTGCTCGCACAGGCGGGTATCACGCTGTGA
- the rsfS gene encoding ribosome silencing factor — protein MDIRKLQRVIVDALEDVKAQDIKVFNTTHLTELFDRTVIASGTSNRQTKALAASVRDAVKEAGGHIIAVEGEDVGEWVLVDCGDAVVHIMQPQLRQYYNLEEIWGDKPVRIELGGTGKRGLPKASEGYDDEEDEAEEVTPAKRRTTKPKLAGERPTKAAAPAKKAPAKTAAKKPATKRAAGTGKTATKTATKTAAKTATKTAAKRAPAKKRAA, from the coding sequence ATGGATATTCGCAAACTACAACGCGTGATCGTCGACGCGCTCGAAGACGTCAAGGCGCAAGACATCAAGGTCTTCAATACGACGCACCTGACCGAACTGTTCGACCGCACGGTCATCGCCAGCGGCACGTCCAATCGCCAGACGAAGGCCCTCGCCGCATCGGTGCGTGACGCCGTCAAGGAAGCCGGCGGCCACATCATCGCCGTGGAAGGCGAAGACGTGGGCGAATGGGTGCTGGTCGACTGCGGCGACGCCGTGGTCCACATCATGCAGCCGCAACTGCGCCAGTACTACAACCTCGAAGAAATCTGGGGTGACAAGCCTGTGCGCATCGAACTTGGCGGCACGGGCAAGCGTGGCCTGCCCAAGGCCAGCGAAGGTTACGACGACGAGGAAGACGAGGCCGAAGAGGTCACGCCCGCCAAGCGCCGGACCACCAAGCCGAAGCTGGCAGGCGAGCGCCCGACCAAGGCTGCAGCGCCGGCCAAGAAGGCGCCTGCCAAGACGGCTGCCAAGAAGCCCGCCACCAAGCGCGCGGCCGGTACGGGCAAGACCGCCACGAAGACGGCCACCAAAACCGCCGCAAAAACCGCCACCAAAACGGCAGCCAAGCGCGCGCCGGCCAAGAAGCGGGCGGCGTAA
- the rng gene encoding ribonuclease G, with the protein MSEDILVNITPQETRVAIVQQAAVQELHIERTLTRGLVGNIYLGKVVRVLPGMQSAFIDIGLERAAFLHVADIWHPRDAKDAPPTPQVAIEKTLFEGQALMVQVIKDPIGTKGARLSTQVSIAGRTLVYLPQDPHIGISQKIGNEAEREALRARVTAMVPTEERGGFIVRTIAEESTDEELANDVAYLRKIWATIRHNATTLPAPSILYQDLNLAQRVLRDFVTDETRSIQVDSRENHQKLIEFAQEYTPAVVERLTHYTGERPIFDLYNIEAEVERALSRRVDLKSGGYLMIDQTEAMTTIDVNTGGYVGARNFDDTIFKTNLEAAHTIARQLRLRNLGGIIIIDFIDMESAEHRDAVLAELRKALSRDRTRITVNSFSQLGLVEMTRKRTRESLAHVLCEQCPVCHGKGQVKTPRTVCYDILREIMRESRQFNPREFRILASQSVIDLFLEEESQHLAMLGDFIGKPISLQVESSAASQEQYDIILM; encoded by the coding sequence ATGTCCGAAGACATCCTCGTCAATATCACGCCGCAAGAAACGCGCGTGGCCATCGTCCAGCAAGCCGCCGTTCAAGAGCTTCACATCGAGCGCACGCTGACGCGCGGCCTGGTCGGCAACATTTACCTTGGCAAAGTGGTGCGCGTGCTGCCTGGCATGCAGTCAGCCTTTATCGACATCGGGCTGGAGCGTGCGGCGTTCTTGCACGTGGCTGACATCTGGCACCCGCGCGACGCCAAGGACGCACCGCCAACACCGCAAGTCGCCATCGAGAAGACTCTCTTCGAAGGTCAGGCACTGATGGTCCAGGTCATCAAAGACCCGATCGGCACCAAGGGCGCACGGCTGTCCACCCAGGTGAGCATCGCCGGCCGCACGCTGGTGTATCTGCCGCAAGACCCGCACATCGGTATCTCGCAGAAGATCGGCAATGAGGCCGAGCGCGAAGCGCTGCGCGCACGGGTGACCGCCATGGTGCCCACCGAAGAACGCGGCGGTTTCATCGTGCGCACGATCGCCGAAGAGTCGACCGACGAAGAACTCGCCAACGACGTCGCTTACCTGCGCAAGATCTGGGCGACCATCCGCCACAACGCGACGACCCTGCCCGCCCCATCGATCCTGTATCAGGACCTGAACCTCGCCCAGCGCGTGCTGCGCGATTTCGTAACGGACGAAACGCGCAGCATCCAGGTCGATTCGCGCGAGAACCACCAGAAGCTCATCGAATTTGCGCAGGAATACACGCCAGCCGTGGTCGAGCGCCTGACACACTACACCGGTGAACGGCCAATCTTCGACCTGTACAACATCGAGGCTGAAGTCGAGCGCGCACTGTCGCGCCGGGTCGATCTGAAATCGGGCGGCTACCTGATGATCGACCAGACCGAGGCGATGACGACCATCGACGTCAACACCGGCGGTTACGTGGGCGCGCGCAACTTCGACGACACGATTTTCAAGACGAACCTGGAAGCGGCCCACACCATTGCGCGGCAACTGCGGCTGCGCAACCTGGGCGGCATCATCATCATCGACTTCATCGACATGGAGTCTGCCGAGCATCGCGATGCGGTGCTCGCCGAACTGCGCAAGGCGCTGTCGCGCGACCGCACACGCATCACGGTCAACAGCTTCTCGCAACTCGGACTGGTGGAGATGACGCGCAAGCGTACGCGGGAATCCCTCGCGCATGTGCTATGCGAGCAGTGCCCGGTGTGCCACGGCAAGGGCCAGGTGAAGACGCCGCGCACCGTGTGCTACGACATCCTGCGCGAGATCATGCGCGAGTCGCGGCAGTTCAATCCGCGCGAATTCCGCATCCTGGCGTCGCAGTCGGTCATCGACTTGTTCCTGGAAGAAGAAAGCCAGCACCTTGCGATGTTGGGCGATTTCATCGGCAAGCCGATTTCACTGCAGGTGGAATCGTCCGCGGCCAGCCAGGAGCAGTACGACATCATCCTGATGTAG
- a CDS encoding ketopantoate reductase family protein — MKIAILGAGAMGSLFGGLLAEADQHVTLLDINDAHLHAIAERGLRLETDWGDRHVSNLQALRPGDAADVPDLLIVFTKSMHTRAALASVRHLIDPATHILTLQNGLGNVEAVASMVQRERIFVGVTTWPADLVGPGHVRSHGTGEIRLMSADGERPAILARVVDVLSVAGLNCQADANVWGAVWEKVAFNAALNPLCTVLNRPVDALGAVEDGPALALTIVDEVLAVARASGITVDAGKVNDNVRHAIVAHRGHKPSMLQDVLAGRPTEIESINGAVVATARRHGVPVPHTETLMQLVRLVQVQAQAAHQQER; from the coding sequence ATGAAGATCGCCATTCTTGGGGCCGGCGCGATGGGCTCGCTGTTTGGCGGGCTGCTGGCCGAAGCCGACCAGCATGTCACGCTGCTCGACATCAACGATGCGCATCTGCACGCCATCGCCGAGCGCGGTTTGCGGCTGGAAACCGATTGGGGCGACCGTCATGTCAGCAACCTGCAGGCGCTGCGTCCGGGCGATGCGGCCGACGTGCCGGACTTGCTGATCGTCTTCACCAAGTCCATGCATACACGCGCTGCACTGGCGAGCGTGCGTCATCTGATTGACCCAGCGACACATATACTGACGCTGCAGAACGGGCTGGGCAATGTGGAGGCAGTGGCTTCGATGGTGCAGAGAGAGCGCATCTTTGTTGGCGTCACGACGTGGCCGGCAGATTTGGTTGGCCCGGGCCACGTGCGCTCACATGGCACGGGCGAGATCCGCCTGATGAGCGCTGACGGCGAGCGGCCCGCGATACTCGCACGCGTGGTGGATGTGCTGTCCGTAGCAGGCCTGAACTGCCAGGCCGATGCCAACGTGTGGGGCGCCGTGTGGGAGAAAGTCGCTTTCAATGCCGCACTCAACCCGCTGTGTACGGTGCTGAACCGGCCCGTCGATGCGCTGGGGGCGGTAGAAGACGGCCCGGCGCTGGCGCTGACCATCGTAGACGAAGTGCTGGCCGTGGCGCGCGCCAGCGGCATTACTGTTGATGCCGGAAAGGTGAACGACAACGTACGGCACGCCATCGTCGCGCATCGCGGGCACAAGCCATCGATGCTGCAGGACGTGCTGGCCGGTCGCCCGACCGAGATCGAATCCATCAATGGCGCCGTGGTAGCGACGGCGCGCCGGCATGGCGTGCCCGTGCCGCACACCGAGACCTTGATGCAGCTCGTGCGGTTGGTGCAGGTACAGGCGCAGGCGGCACACCAGCAGGAGCGTTAG